The following proteins come from a genomic window of Lolium rigidum isolate FL_2022 chromosome 5, APGP_CSIRO_Lrig_0.1, whole genome shotgun sequence:
- the LOC124652153 gene encoding protein PIN-LIKES 7-like, with translation MGFLSMLLVASMPIIQVLLIGVIGAFLASGNSKVLTASARRDMNKVVFTVFTPSLIFASLAKTVTLSDVISWWFTPVNIAITFLLGSALGWIACKILKPPQQFRGLIIAFCSSGKLGNLLLIVVPAICDEDDNPFGNDRSQCRSRGLSYSSLSMALGGLFIWTYTYSLMQKSGKLYHKMQSKSIQCPGDSDEEHLEQFKEHAESGHNDEEAALPASAGPDEHDDGNHMVSFRKTDLARNAGGAPLLSCESDVADKGFWMKLKEVVHQLAEELMAPPTISAIIGFVVGLVPWLKSLLISDGGPLRVVQDSLELMGNGTIPCITLILGGNLTQGLRKSMLKRSVIVAIVCIRYVALPVIGIAVVHAARGVGFLPHDPLYRYVLMMQFALPPAMNIGTMAQLFDVGQEECSVIFLWTYLVAAVALTTWSTVFLSILS, from the exons ATGGGGTTCTTGTCGATGCTACTGGTGGCTTCCATGCCCATCATCCAGGTACTGCTCATCGGCGTCATCGGGGCGTTCCTCGCCTCCGGCAACAGCAAAGTCCTCACGGCCAGCGCCCGCAGGGACATGAACAAG GTTGTCTTTACGGTTTTCACCCCTTCTCTCATCTTCGCCAGCCTCGCCAAGACGGTCACGCTGTCCGACGTCATCTCCTG GTGGTTCACGCCAGTGAACATAGCTATCACATTCCTGCTCGGGAGCGCTCTGGGATGGATAGCGTGCAAGATCCTGAAGCCACCGCAGCAATTCCGGGGCCTGATCATCGCCTTCTGCTCATCAG GAAAACTCGGGAACCTTCTGCTGATCGTCGTCCCGGCCATCTGCGACGAAGATGACAACCCGTTTGGGAACGATCGTAGCCAGTGCCGCTCCCGTGGGCTTTCCTACTCCTCACTATCCATGGCT CTTGGTGGGCTCTTCATATGGACCTACACCTACAGCCTGATGCAGAAGTCCGGCAAGCTGTACCACAAGATGCAGTCCAAGAGCATCCAGTGCCCGGGCGATAGCGACGAGGAGCACCTGGAGCAATTCAAGGAGCATGCTGAGTCCGGCCACAACGACGAGGAAGCGGCTCTCCCGGCGTCAGCTGGACCTGACGAGCACGATGACGGGAACCATATGGTGAGT TTCAGAAAAACTGACTTGGCTAGGAATGCAGGAGGCGCTCCGCTTCTATCGTGTGAGAGCGATGTCGCCGACAAGGGCTTCTGGATGAAGCTGAAGGAGGTCGtgcaccagctcgccgaggagctcATGGCGCCGCCGACCATATCTGCG ATAATCGGATTCGTCGTTGGCCTAGTTCCATGGCTGAAATCGCTGCTCATCAGCGACGGTGGCCCTCTCAGAGTCGTCCAGGATTCTCTCGAATTGATGGG CAACGGGACCATACCTTGCATCACCCTCATCCTCGGCGGGAACCTGACGCAAGGGCTGCGGAAGTCGATGCTGAAGCGCTCGGTGATCGTGGCGATCGTGTGCATCCGGTACGTGGCGCTGCCGGTGATCGGGATCGCCGTCGTCCACGCCGCGCGCGGCGTCGGGTTCCTGCCCCACGACCCGCTGTACCGGTACGTGCTGATGATGCAGTTCGCGCTGCCGCCCGCCATGAACATCGGCACCATGGCGCAGCTGTTCGACGTGGGGCAGGAGGAGTGCTCCGTGATCTTCCTCTGGACGTACCTCGTCGCCGCCGTGGCGCTCACCACCTGGTCCACCGTGTTCTTGTCCATCCTCTCCTGA
- the LOC124657562 gene encoding protein Rf1, mitochondrial-like — translation MAHGEPAQALLHHLRRSSSTSLLTHRPPHVALAAATARVRSGTLTPEDAHSLFDELLLQATPVPECSLNGFLAALVRAPASAACSDGLSLAVALFSRMSRGHGPPVASPTVHTYGILLDSCCRARHPDLALAFFGRFLRAGLKANNLIVNTLLKVLCQAKRTDEAVDVLLHRMPHLGCVPDAISYNTVIKGLCDDSRSQHALDLLRMMAKQEAGCSPNVVSYTTVIHRFLKEGKFSTASNLFHEMVQQGIVPDVVTYNSMIDVLCKRGRSKEARQILDCAILKGLKPDIVAYTTMLHGYATEGCLVDMNNLYTLMVGRGVVPNQYVFNILINAHAKCGLVDEAFLIFQDMQKQGVKPDVVTYLAMIYVYCVKGKMNDAIEQFNQMINMGVPPNVQIYGCLIQGYCTHGDLVRAKELLHEMKEKGIPYPGIMFFNSIINSLCKEGRVTGAQDIFDFMIHIGEKPNVITFNSLIDGYCLVGKMQKASRVHDDMVSVGIEPGTITYSTLIDGYFKAGMVDAALTLFQEMPGMAAKPDALTHAIVLDGLFKDGRTVAAKEIFHEMIKSGVRFFIGTYNVILGGLCKNGCADEAIMLFDKLRAMNLKFDIRTLTIIIDAMFKVGRIEQAQNLFAAIPVKGLVPDVVTYTIMMSNLIEKGLVEEADSIFSSMERSGCASNSRMLNIIIRKLFKKGEIVRAITYMSRVDGESMSLEASTISLLISLFSRKGIYHKHKDLLPERYQFLEGDIRELT, via the coding sequence ATGGCGCACGGCGAACCAgcgcaagccctcctccaccacctccggcgctcctcctccacctcgctgcTCACACACAGGCCTCCCCACGTCGCCCTTGCCGCCGCCACGGCGCGCGTCCGCTCCGGGACGCTCACCCCTGAGGACGCACACAGCCTGTTCGACGAATTGCTTCTGCAGGCCACTCCAGTCCCCGAGTGCTCCCTCAACGGCTTTCTCGCCGCTCTCGTCCGcgcgccggcctccgccgcctGCAGCGACGGCCTCTCGCTCGCCGTCGCCCTCTTCAGCCGCATGTCCCGAGGCCATGGCCCGCCTGTGGCGTCGCCCACAGTCCACACCTACGGCATCCTGCTCGACAGCTGCTGCCGCGCGCGGCACCCAGACTTAGCGCTCGCCTTCTTCGGCCGCTTCCTCAGGGCAGGCCTCAAGGCAAACAACCTTATCGTCAACACCCTCCTCAAGGTCCTCTGCCAGGCAAAGCGGACGGATGAGGCTGTGGACGTGCTGCTTCACAGGATGCCGCATCTGGGCTGCGTGCCTGATGCCATCTCATACAACACGGTTATCAAGGGTTTATGTGATGATAGCAGGAGCCAGCATGCACTCGACCTGCTCCGGATGATGGCAAAACAAGAAGCTGGCTGCTCCCCTAACGTGGTGTCATATACCACGGTTATCCATCGCTTTTTAAAGGAGGGTAAATTCAGCACGGCAAGCAACCTATtccatgaaatggtgcagcagggCATTGTTCCTGATGTCGTGACATATAACTCGATGATTGATGTGTTGTGCAAGCGTGGAAGAAGCAAAGAAGCTAGACAGATTCTGGATTGCGCGATTCTGAAGGGCCTCAAACCAGATATCGTTGCATACACTACTATGCTTCACGGGTACGCTACAGAAGGATGCCTCGTTGATATGAATAATCTCTACACCTTGATGGTAGGAAGAGGTGTTGTACCTAACCAATATGTTTTCAACATATTGATCAATGCACATGCTAAGTGTGGATTGGTGGATGAGGCCTTTCTTATCTTTCAAGACATGCAGAAACAGGGAGTGAAGCCGGATGTGGTGACCTATTTAGCCATGATATATGTGTATTGCGTAAAGGGTAAGATGAATGATGCTATTGAACAATTCAACCAGATGATTAATATGGGGGTACCACCGAATGTACAGATTTACGGGTGCCTGATTCAGGGTTATTGTACACATGGTGATTTAGTGAGAGCTAAAGAATTGCTTCATGAAATGAAGGAAAAAGGCATCCCTTATCCTGGCATTATGTTCTTCAACTCAATAATAAACAGCCTATGCAAAGAAGGAAGGGTGACAGGTGCACAAGATATCTTTGACTTCATGATACATATAGGTGAGAAGCCCAATGTTATCACATTCAATTCACTGATTGATGGATACTGCTTAGTTGGCAAGATGCAGAAAGCATCCAGAGTACATGATGATATGGTATCGGTTGGCATTGAGCCTGGTACAATTACGTACAGTACACTTATTGATGGATACTTTAAAGCTGGAATGGTGGATGCAGCGTTGACTCTATTCCAAGAAATGCCAGGTATGGCAGCTAAACCGGATGCTCTTACTCATGCCATCGTACTGGATGGGTTGTTTAAGGATGGTAGAACTGTTGCTGCAAAGGAAATATTCCATGAGATGATCAAAAGTGGAGTGAGATTTTTCATTGGTACATACAATGTAATTCTTGGCGGGCTTTGCAAAAATGGTTGTGCAGATGAAGCAATCATGCTGTTCGACAAGTTGCGAGCAATGAACCTTAAGTTTGATATTAGAACTCTCACCATTATAATTGATGCAATGTTTAAAGTTGGAAGAATAGAGCAAGCTCAGAATTTGTTTGCTGCAATACCAGTCAAGGGATTGGTACCTGATGTTGTAACCTACACTATCATGATGTCAAACCTTATAGAAAAAGGATTGGTAGAAGAAGCTGACAGTATATTTTCATCAATGGAGAGGAGTGGTTGTGCTTCCAACTCTCGTATGCTAAATATTATTATCAGAAAGTTATTCAAAAAAGGTGAAATAGTCAGGGCCATCACTTATATGTCCCGAGTTGATGGGGAAAGCATGTCGCTTGAAGCTTCAACTATTTCTCTGTTGATCTCTCTCTTTTCAAGGAAAGGGATATACCATAAACACAAAGATTTGCTCCCAGAAAGGTATCAATTTTTGGAAGGAGACATCCGCGAGTTGACATGA